GATGACGGCGTTGGCCTTCAAGGGCACCAACTCGATAAAGCTGCGCGCGTTCAAGGGGATTTCGCGCATCTGCGTCTCATCAATCGTGCCGCCCACCGTGGACGTGGTGGTATCAATCAGCGGGGCTTCGCTGGTAACCGTAACCTGCGTGGTGACGTCGCCGACATTCAATGTGAAATCGACCACCGCATCCCTGCCGATGGTAAGTGTAATTCCTTTTTGGATGGTGGACTGGAAGCCGGCCAGGGACGCCTCCACCTGATAGGCTCCCACGGAGAGCGCGGTCACGCGAAACGCCCCATTGCCGGCTGCTACCGTGGTGCGCACGTTGCCCGTCTCCACATTGGAAACCACCACTTTGGCCTCGGGCAATACGGCGCCGGTCTGATCCTTGACCACGCCGGAAATGCTCGCGGTATTCTGCGCCGCCAGATTCACACTGGACGCCATGGCGATCACCCAAAGACTAAACACGCCACCCCTGACCATCCGGTTTATGGAACTGATTCCATTGCGCATGACTTGCCTCCTTCTGACCTCTCATATCTTCTACACATATAGCTTGAGCTAGTTGAATTTGACTTGCCCGATGCTAGCACATTGCCCCAGCCATCGCGCCGCAATATTTTCGCGTGAACGTTGGCGGTTACGGCTTCGCGGCGGGTGGTTTGCTCGATGCTGGCCGGGCAGTCCGCAATTTCCCGGCGAGCTGGGTGGCCTGCTCGATCTGTGTCGGAGACAGCGCTTCTCCCAGCGGCTTTTTGGCGAAGGCGGCGCGCTCCATCCCCTGCTCGTCGGCGAGCAGAAACCACGCGTATGCCTGAACCATATCCTGCGGGACGCCAATGCCCTGGACCAGCATCATGCCCAAATTGAATTGCGCGCCGACGACTCCCTGCCCGGCGGCCAATTGATACCATTTCGCCGCTTCGCCCGCTTCCCCGCTTTGATGATGCAGCATTGCAACCTGGTACTGCGCCGCGGAGTTCTTCTGCTCCGCCGCCTTGCCGAGCCAGGACAGCGCCTGCTCCCGGCTGGCGGGGACTCCCTTGCCGGCGAGAAACATCATGCCCAAATTGAATTGTGACTGGACGTTTCCGCGTTCGCCGGCGGCCCACAATGCGGCGGGCACGTTTCCGTGAACGGCGGCTTTGGCGATCCACTGGCGCGCCAGGTTGTCGTCCTGGGGGACTCCAAGTCCTCCGCTGTAAAGTACGGCGAGATTAAATTCGCCCTGGCTATTTCCCCTGGCGGCTGACTTTTGCAACCACTGCGCGGCGGCCTCATAGTCCTGGAGTGGTCCCTGCCCGCCCAGATACATGTCGCCCAGCTCAACCTGCGCCTGGGCATCACCGCTTTCCGCCCGCACCCAAAGACGGCAACCAGCGTGCCTGCCGTCCGCGCCGGCCTGATACCATTTGGCGGCTTCCTTGCGATCGGCGGGAACGCCGCGGCCATACTCAAAAAATGCGCCGACGTCAAAAGCCGCAGCCACCAGTCCGAGAGAAAATGCCTTCTGGTAATGCTGTACCGCCAGCGGGAGATTCTTCTCCGTACCCACGCCGTTTTGAACCATGCGCGCGAGATTGAACTGAGCCTGCGCGATGCCCTGGTCAGCGGCTTTCTCGTACCACTTAATCGCCTCCGGGAAATCTTCCGTAATGCTTTGGGAGGCGCTGTTGCGCAGGCCCGAGTACAAGATTCCCAGATTTAGTTGGGCATCCCCATGACCCTGCTCGGCGGCTAGGCGGAACCACTTTGCCGCTTCGACATAATCGGCGGGAACGCCGCTGCCAGCTTGCGCGGCGAGGCCGACCGCATACTGGGAATTCGCCGAGCCAATTTCGGCGGCCACGCGATGCCATTTCAGGGCTTCCGCGAAATCGGCTGGAAAACCACGGCCCCCCATCTGGTAGGTAACGCCGAGTATGTTGGCCGCCTCGACAACGCCCTGCTCGGCCGCCATGCGGTACCACTTCACTGCCTCGGCGGTATCTTGCGGAACGCCCAAGCCTCCGCCATACAGCGAACCCAAACGAAACTGGGAGTCGGCGTCGCCCGCCTCCGCCAGCGGACGCCATTCCTTCAGCGCGGTGGCATAGTCTCGTTTTTGAAAAGCTTCGAGGCCGACCTGAAATTCAGTTTGCGCACGCACGGTGCCAAGCAGCAAGACAAACAGGAAGAAGGTGCGTCCCAGGAGAAACCGTTGTCGCTGCATGGGCATTCCGCCATTCTTAAATGAATTCCGGGAGCAGCCCTTGATTCTTGCCAGTGGGCCTGCTGATCATCAGAAAATCTCCGGGAAGTTGTAAGTCAGAACCGCGTTCAGCACTTTGTCGGAGATGATGACGTTC
The Acidobacteriota bacterium DNA segment above includes these coding regions:
- a CDS encoding sel1 repeat family protein, which gives rise to MPMQRQRFLLGRTFFLFVLLLGTVRAQTEFQVGLEAFQKRDYATALKEWRPLAEAGDADSQFRLGSLYGGGLGVPQDTAEAVKWYRMAAEQGVVEAANILGVTYQMGGRGFPADFAEALKWHRVAAEIGSANSQYAVGLAAQAGSGVPADYVEAAKWFRLAAEQGHGDAQLNLGILYSGLRNSASQSITEDFPEAIKWYEKAADQGIAQAQFNLARMVQNGVGTEKNLPLAVQHYQKAFSLGLVAAAFDVGAFFEYGRGVPADRKEAAKWYQAGADGRHAGCRLWVRAESGDAQAQVELGDMYLGGQGPLQDYEAAAQWLQKSAARGNSQGEFNLAVLYSGGLGVPQDDNLARQWIAKAAVHGNVPAALWAAGERGNVQSQFNLGMMFLAGKGVPASREQALSWLGKAAEQKNSAAQYQVAMLHHQSGEAGEAAKWYQLAAGQGVVGAQFNLGMMLVQGIGVPQDMVQAYAWFLLADEQGMERAAFAKKPLGEALSPTQIEQATQLAGKLRTARPASSKPPAAKP